A stretch of Castanea sativa cultivar Marrone di Chiusa Pesio chromosome 2, ASM4071231v1 DNA encodes these proteins:
- the LOC142625220 gene encoding uncharacterized protein At4g02000-like, giving the protein MEKLTKTWNSLTLSKCEGSNFRIEEEQAKTEFILAANFLTKRALNRDAIAKTFTPLWRSENGFKIKKESDHVVLFTFEDKSELEKVLAAKPWSFDKRLMVLQWYSKETDVGDMEFSKMTFWVQVHDLPIRFRTRRIAEQLCEAIGKVTVGTDEAGTEGDNFMRVRVTIDISQPLCRERVISLDNGKKLWVPFKYERLPSLCFWCGCMTHDDRDYDLWVESKGSLLLES; this is encoded by the coding sequence ATGGAAAAGCTTACGAAAACCTGGAATAGTCTAACCCTCTCAAAATGTGAAGGATCAAACTTTCGCATCGAGGAGGAACAGGCAAAGACAGAGTTTATTTTAGCAGCTAATTTCTTGACTAAGCGAGCTCTTAACAGAGACGCTATAGCTAAGACCTTCACACCACTTTGGAGATCAGAAAATGGCTTCAAGATCAAAAAGGAGAGTGATCATGTGGTATTGTTTACGTTTGAGGATAAGAGTGAGCTGGAAAAAGTCCTGGCAGCAAAGCCTTGGAGCTTTGACAAACGTCTAATGGTATTGCAATGGTATAGTAAGGAAACAGACGTGGGTGATATGGAGTTTAGTAAGATGACATTTTGGGTGCAAGTTCATGATCTCCCTATCAGATTTCGGACAAGAAGGATTGCTGAACAACTGTGTGAGGCAATTGGAAAGGTGACTGTAGGGACTGATGAAGCAGGAACAGAGGGAGATAACTTTATGCGAGTCCGAGTTACTATAGATATCTCCCAACCATTGTGCAGGGAGCGAGTTATCTCACTTGACAATGGCAAGAAATTGTGGGTGCCCTTCAAATATGAAAGACTTCCAagcctttgcttttggtgtGGATGTATGACACACGATGATCGTGACTATGACCTTTGGGTTGAAAGCAAAGGAAGCCTCCTACTGGAGTCCTAG